A single region of the Leptospira fainei serovar Hurstbridge str. BUT 6 genome encodes:
- a CDS encoding tyrosine-type recombinase/integrase, translating into MPPRVKVVQEWINGRVFLRVRMLQFDSGIFDFFKKLPNAKWNRSSSEWLVPRVDSHLSEFIFFSGRFVEAEPDILLLPLKTELLRRNYSRKTEKAYFLYNRAFLRATGKHPCYVEDSDLTGYLDDIHYSRKLSSVTVRSILQALKFYYNSVLGKQFLLSYSIPKREKKIPEALTKDEVFRILKSPVNAKHRLLLSLCYGAGLRVSELVSIRGTDLEWSKNQIRVRQGKGKKDRFTILPKFCKEELRKKVNRFGENAWVFQGQSSGSHIHVRTAERVFESSRDKALVKKEVSIHDLRHAFAIHLLESGTSIKIIQKLLGHVSVRTTEIYARITDPSLLMVQSPLDAFNSTEI; encoded by the coding sequence ATGCCGCCAAGAGTCAAGGTCGTTCAAGAATGGATCAACGGTAGAGTTTTCCTAAGAGTTCGGATGCTTCAATTCGATTCCGGAATATTTGATTTCTTTAAAAAACTTCCGAATGCCAAATGGAATCGAAGCTCAAGCGAATGGCTGGTTCCCCGAGTCGACTCGCATTTATCCGAGTTTATTTTTTTCTCCGGTAGGTTCGTGGAGGCGGAACCGGATATTCTTCTTCTTCCTTTAAAAACAGAATTATTGAGGAGAAATTACAGCCGGAAAACGGAAAAGGCTTATTTCCTATACAATCGTGCATTCTTGAGAGCGACGGGTAAACACCCTTGCTACGTTGAAGATTCGGATCTAACAGGGTATCTGGATGATATTCATTATTCACGCAAACTTTCTTCGGTCACAGTCCGGTCCATTCTACAAGCTTTAAAATTTTACTATAACTCGGTCCTCGGAAAACAATTTCTCCTCTCCTATTCCATCCCAAAGCGCGAAAAGAAAATTCCGGAGGCCTTAACTAAGGATGAAGTTTTTAGGATTTTGAAAAGTCCGGTAAATGCTAAACATAGACTTCTACTGTCCTTGTGTTATGGGGCGGGATTACGAGTGAGCGAGTTGGTATCCATTCGTGGAACGGATCTGGAATGGTCCAAGAACCAGATTCGAGTTCGTCAGGGAAAAGGGAAGAAGGATAGATTCACAATCCTGCCTAAGTTCTGTAAGGAGGAATTAAGAAAAAAAGTAAATCGTTTCGGAGAAAACGCATGGGTATTTCAAGGTCAATCGAGCGGCTCGCATATTCACGTTAGGACTGCAGAAAGAGTTTTCGAATCTTCCAGAGATAAGGCTCTAGTTAAAAAAGAAGTTTCGATCCATGATCTTCGGCATGCATTTGCGATTCATTTGCTTGAATCGGGTACCTCGATAAAAATCATTCAAAAACTCCTTGGACATGTTTCAGTTCGCACAACTGAAATTTACGCCCGGATTACGGACCCTTCGCTATTGATGGTTCAAAGTCCACTGGACGCTTTCAATTCAACGGAAATATAA